From the Fusobacterium ulcerans ATCC 49185 genome, the window ATTGCTAACATATGTGTTTTTCAATCACTTACTATAAGAAGTGAGGTAAGCATAGATAGAGAAAGAATAACTATGGGAGAAACTAAAATAAAAAAATTAGAGAGGGAAGTTTTTAGAAAATAATAATTTACATATTTGGTATGTTTTAAATTTAGGTGTTATGATGAGTTATCTCTAGAGGTAAAAAAATAAAATTTTAGGAGGTAATGAGATGTTTAATACAGTACAAGAGTTAGTAAATTATGTAGTAAATACTTTGGGAGTTGAGAGAAGTCAAGTAAAAGCTGAACGTAGTGGAACTAATCCAGGGGTTCAAATATATGGAAATAAATTTATTCCATTAAGTTGTTCAGAAGAAGAAGTGAAAAGAAGAGTGGAAGAATTTCAAAGAATGCTAGGAAGATAAAAGATAACAGGATATCAGGAAGAGTAATTTCTTCCTGGTATTTTTTATATAGGGATAAACAAAATGAAAAAAGCTAGGGGAACCTAGCTTAAATTTTTTATTTCTTTTTTAAGGAACTCTAAAATATCTTTTTGAGGAAAGATTTTTCTATAGATATATAAAAATTAGTGTAATTTTCTTAAAACTTGCTATTTTAAATTAAATATAGTATTATTACTTTGAAATATTTATTTCATTAAAAAAATTTTTATCTAAAAATTTTACTAAAAACAAATGAATTTGTATTTAAAACTTTCGAAAGTTCCAAGAAACCAAAAAAAATACTAGATGAGGAGATTTTCATGAATAAAAAAGGACAGGAAGTTAGATATATAAATAAAAGTGATTTAGTAAATATAAGAAAATATTTTAAAGAAAATAAAAAAATAATAATGTTAGCATTAATCAATATAGGAGTAAATGTAGGATTAAGAATTTCAGATCTTTCTAGATTAAGATTTGAAAACATAAATGGTGATTATACAATAAGGTTAAAAGAAAAGAAAACTAAAAAAAATAGAAAAATAAAGTTTAACTCTATATGTCAAAAAGCAATAAAAGAACTTAAATTTTATTATAAAGAACTAGGTTTTTCATCAGAAGAAGGTTTTTTATTTAAATCTTTGAATAGAAAGTATGTGAAGGAATTGATAGATAAACCTATTTCAACAGTAGGAATTTCTAAATACTTAAATAAAGCTAGAAAAGATTTAAATATTAGTTATCCAATAGGAACTCATTCATTGAGGAAAACATGGGGACATAGAGTTTATAAAGGGACATTAGATATAGCAATAGTAATGACTATATTGAATCATTCTTCTGCCAACCAAACATTAAAGTATATAGGAATAGAAGAAGATAAAATAAATAAAATTTATGAAAAGTTTGAAATTTAATAAATTTAGTAATAAGAAAAAGTTGTAGTAAGTAAAAAGTTAACATAAATGGAAATTATAAAATAGCAAGAAAAATATTTTAAATTCTTTATCATTTAACCAATAAATAAAAACTGATGAACATAAAAAAATTAATAATCAAAAAATTTGGGTTATTAAAGAGTTATATTGAAGGATTAGAAAAGAAATATATAAAATAGATTTTAGATTTGGATAAAACCTTCCTTAAAATTTAATAGATTAGGAAAAGAAGCTTTTAATTCTATTATTAGCTTCTTTTTTATTTTAATTTTTTTATATAAAATAAAAACGTAACAAAGAATTATATTATACCTCTATATTTTTATGAAAAACTAAATAGTAAATTTATATGGTATAATATTTTATATATTAAAACTATTTTAATAAAAGGGGATTGATTTATGGAGCTATATCATTATGAAAATGAAACTATCAAAACAGAAATAGTATAAAATCTAAAATTAATGATGAAGAAATAGAACTGAAACAAATAGATTTCTCCAATATATAAATGTTTCTCAAAAAAGGAGTATTTATTATAACTGGATATTTGAGAGGAGAAGATGAAAAGAATCTTGCAGAGATTATGAAATTAAATAAATGGAGCATGATTACAGGAATATCTAAAGAATCTCTGAGAGATATTGAAATTAAAATATCAAGAAATGGCTATGTGTTAAGACATTTAATATTTGAAGGGTATTTATCCTCTTATAATGAAACATATGACAATGTAAAAGGTTATAGATTTCATTTTATTTTGAGGGAACACAAAAAAATAAATAGAGAAGGGGCATATATAAGAACTGTAACATTAAAAGGTGTAAAAGGTGATATGATAATAATGCCACATGACTTTAATTTTAGTCAAAGTTTGTTAAGTGGTTTAAATGGAGTTACAGGAGCTTCTTTATTAAAAGATGTTGGGATTAAACTAGCTGTAACAAGTGAGAGTAAAATAATAACAGGGGCTTTAGGATTTTATTTCATAGCACATGGAACAGGAATGGTAAGTGAGTTCATGGCAGATGTTACTTTTGCCATAAAAAGAGAACCTGAAAAAATAGGAAGCTTTAATATGACTAGAGATTGGGTTTATCAACCATTGGGAGAATCAATAGCTCAAGAAATTAATAGAATAGTTCCTGGAATAAATATAAATAAAGATATAGGTATAGATGCTTATAATCATGCAAATTTAGCATTTTCAATTTTAACTTTAAGTGCAGATGTAGAAAAAAGTTATAGGATGTTAAAAGGGTATGAAGGAGCAGGAATCTATTATAAAGTAAAATATAGAGATACAATAGTAAGTACATGGGGTAGAAGATTAACTGCTTACAGAGAATATGGTTCTACAACTATTAAAGCTTTACTAGGGGATCTTGGTTTTCTAGTTCCTGGAGCATATTCAGTTAAAGAGTCCATTAAGTCAGAAATTGAAAAAAGGAAGTAAAGGATATGAAAGATAAAGAGTTTTTAATAAAAAATCTAATTATAACAGTAATACTTTATATTATATTTAGAATATGGGGATATCATTATTCTGGAATATTTGTTCCTTTGTCACTAGGTGATTTAAAATTGTTTTTTTTCTTTTTTATAGTAATCATTATCTTACGAAGCTTTTTAGTACTTGCTCAAAATGTAACAGGAGATTTGATGGAAGGTCCATGGAGTAAAAGAATAATTTTCATAATAGTAGCAATAGTCATGATATATTTATATAAATCTACAGGTAGAATTTAAAATATCTTCAAAATTTTTTTGAAAATAATAGTATCTGTTTATGAAATTTTTAAGTAGGAATACCATTGTCTTTTCTTTTCAAAGTTGGAATAAATGAAGAATTGCTAATAGAAAGAATAACTGGATAATTTTAAAAATTTCCAGAAAAAATAGCTTTATAAGATTGATTTTAAAGGACTTTAAAAGGGGAAGTCTATACAATATATACCTTTAGAATGTATGCTTTAATTATTTATGGGAGGTCCAGTAAATAAATCGAGCTTCACTTTTGGAATCGCTATGATAGCGGCTGGAAACTATGCACCTCATGCTGCTGTAATGGCAGGAGGTATGGTACCGCCTTTAGGAATAGCTTTGGCAACTACATTCTTTAGAAATAAATTCACTAAAGATGAAAGAGAAGCAGGAAAAGTTTGTTATATAGTGGGACTATCATTCATAACTGAGGGAGCTATTCCATTTGCAGCATCTGACCCAATAAGAGTTATCCCTGCAAGTGTAATAGGAGCAGCAATCGCTGGAGGACTTGGAGTATTATTACCAGCTCCTCATGGTGGAATATTCGTTTTCCCAGTAGTTACCAATCCAGTAATGTATCTTGTATCAATAATTATTGGTTCATTAGTAACAGCCTTTATATTAGGAGCTTGGAAAAAACCAGTGAATGAAATTTAAGTTATATAAAGAAAAATTTGACATATTATAAGATGAAACAAAAGATTTTAAAAAATGTCAAAAAATTATATAGTAGGATATATTAATTTGAAAATTTGAAATAAGAAAGAGGAAATCAAAAAAATTTGCTGACAGCCATTTTTTATTAATTTTTTTATAAATAATCAAACCAATAACTAGTAAATAGAGTAACAATGAAAACAGTGTATACTGCATGAGAAAAGTACACACTGTTTTTTGTTTTGTCATTCTATCAAACACTATTTTTGATAGATGAAAATTTATTTATTTTCTCTCATTACTTGACAAGGATTGCCATATGCTATGCTATTGTCTGGAATATCTTTTGTAACAATGCTTCCTGCTCCAATTACAACATTATTTCCTATTGTAACACCTGGCATAATAATAGCACCACCGCCAATCCATACATTATTTCCTATTGTAACTGGAGCTGTTTGAGTTTTGCAAAATTCAAATGAACCATCCTCTTTAGGTTTTCCAAATCGCTCTAGTGAATTTGTTGGATGAAAAGCTGTGTATATTTGTACATTTGGAGCAATTAGAGCATTATCTCCAATATGAATGATATTATCATCTAGAAATGTACAGTTCATATTTACTTCACAATTATTTCCAAAATAAATATTATTGCCATAATCAACAAAAAATGGTGCTGTTATCCAAAGATTTTTACCCATTCCTCCAAGTAATTCACTTAAAATCTTTTCTTTTTCTTTGGTGTTTTCAGAATTAATATTGTTATAACTCCTTACCAAATTTTTTGCCTTATGCCATTGAGATAATAGCTCAGCATCTCCACAATCATAAAGCTCTCCTGCTAACATTTTTTCTCTTTCAGTCATAATTTCCTCCAACTTCTAATTTTTAAATTTTTTTCAAATACAATCTTCTTGAACTATTTTTCAGGAAGTATCCTTAGCTCTACTTGGTTAATTATGATTTATAATTTTAGTTTATGTTCTTATTTTAACACGTTCTTCTTCTTTTTTTCTATATATTTTTGATTTTGGTGATATCCCCTTTATTATCTTCTTATAAAATATTTCATTTTTTCAAAGTTATATCATTTTTTATCTATATTTAACAGTTTCCAATTTTGCTATATTTAAAAAACAAGAAAATCTTTTTGAGAAATTTTTATTATTCCTTTGCTGAAATGTACATATAAGTTTGCCAAGATTTTTGGTACTTGTTCAAAAGATAACTGGAGATTTGATGGAAGGCTTACAGAACAAAAGAATAATTTTTTATAGTAGTAGCAATAGTTATGATATATTTATATAAATCTACAGGAAGAATTTAAAAACAATATTTCAATATGAAGACAAATTTTTGAACATAAATTTGAAAGTTATAAATAGCAATTACTAGTTGCCAAAAAGTTAATTATTAGTGGTTGAATGTCAAATGAAAATTGTGATAAGATAATAATAAAGATTTTTTTAAGAGGGGATAATATGAAAAAAATAATATTTGTTTTAAGTATTCTTATTTCTAGTTTTGTTTATGGAGAGGAAAAAGCAGAAATTACTAAAAAAGTGTCTTCAGTTGTATCTGGAGCTGTATCAACTGGAAAAAATATACTGAAAGGGGTAAAAGAAGGGATAGATACTGGAAGAAAAGAAGGAACAAGTATTGATGGAGCAATGATTATATTTGATAAGGAATCCTTAGAAAAATATATAAAGGTTTCTATAATTTCAGTAGAGAATTTACCAGATAAAAACATTGAGGATTCAGAAAATAAAATTGAATATAAAATAACACTTGGACTAAAAAATAATACTGATAAACCAGTGCGAATGACAAATCTTCAAGAAAGAGGTTCATTGCAACTTTTAGATAAAAATGGATTTGCAGTTTTTTCTTCTGGTCCTTTTGAAGATGTAACAATTCCAAAAGATGTAGCCATAAAACATAGTTTTATATTTTTAACTGATGGAGAACCAAATATTATAAAGATTTATGGAAAAGAATTTGAAGTTTTTAATAAAATATTAAGATAATTTATATCTATTGAAAATAAAAAAGTAAGATTTTTATAATAAAGGAACCTCTGCATTGTAAAGAGGTTAGTTTTAAAAGGATATATAAATGTCTGCATGGTGGAATATTTGTTTTCCCAGTAGTTACCAATCCAGCAATGTATCTTGTATCAATAATTGTTAGTTCATTAGTAGCAGCCTTTATATTAGGAGCTTGGAAAAAATCAGTGAATGAACTTTAATATATTATAGAAGAAAAGACCAATCAGCTTAGTACTAATTGGTCTTTTTTGAGTTATATATAATTGCAATTTTTTTGTTTCTAAAGAATTAATTTAGTCTTTAGTTTAAAATATTTAACTTTTTAAAACTTTCTCTTACTATTTCTTCTCTTTTATATAGAAGTTCAGCAGTAGGATTATCAATATTAGTGGCAAAAATAAAAATATTATCAGGAGTTTCCAACCATCCAACAAACCACCCTATTGGAATTTCTATATTATTAGTTGCCCAGCCTGTTTTGCCATGTAATACATAGTTTGTACCCTTTTCTAAAATTGTAATATCAGCAATTTCTTCCTGATGCTTAATGTTATAAGGTAATTTTTTTTGTGCTAAAAGAGTTAATAAGTTTATCTGTTCAAATGCACTAATTTTTAAAGGGCCATGTAACCAGAAAGAATCTACTTTTGTTCCAATATTTTTATTACCATAATTTAATTTTTCAATGTTCTCTTTCATTGATTTTAAACCTATTTTTTTTGCTAATTCTTTATAAGCAGGAACCTGAGATACTTTTATTGCATACTTTAAACTTGAATCCTTAGCCCAAGATTCAAGAAAAACTTTTTTACCATCATATTTATAAAAAACTTCATCAACATCCCTGACACTTTCAGTTTCTAATCCTATTAAGCTATTAAAAATTTTAAAAGTTGAAGCTGGATAAAATTGTTGTTCAGCTCTTTCTCTATTATAGCCTACAAAAACATCTTTTTTTAAATCATAGACAACAAAAGTTCCATTAATATTTTGATTTTTAAATATATATTTTATTTCATCATTTTCAAAGAACTCAGTAGCTTTTAGTTGTGGGATAAATATAAAAAATATATTTATAATCAAAAAAAATTTTTTCATAAAATGTTACCTCCATTAAGCTTTATATTGTTTATATAATAAGCTATTTTTATAAAAAATACTATCTCAAAATATAATGCAAAATTTTTTGAGAGAAAGAAAATAAATATTGTAAATTGAATTTTGGAAGAGAAAAAATATAATTAAAGATACCTAATAAAATAATTAGTATATTAGTAACTGACTAACCTGAGTATTGAATTTAAGTTATTTTAATAATTGAAATTTCAGAATAAGAAAGACTACCTAATAAAGATTGAAAACAATGATCTAGTATTTCTACTAGATATTTTAATTAATTAAATGTCTTGATTTTTATATTACAAGGAATAAAATTATAATTAAATATTAAAAAAGGAACTTCATTAAAATATTAGAATGAAAAAGTTAGAGAGTAAATATTAGTATGAGGTGAAATATGGAAAAATATTTAATAACAGGAGCAATATTAGCTGCTATGACTTTCTTAATTGTAGGAGTTGGAATAGGGGTAGGAATAGTGATATGTTTAATAATGTAAGGGTGTCTATGATAAATTTTAAGAAAAAATAAAATATAAAAAATTATAACAATAGAGAAATAATCTATAGATTATATTTAAATTATATAAAAGAAAAGACCAATCAGCTTATTGCTGATTAGCCTTTTTTTAATTAAGATGATAATTTTAAACAGCTGAATTATTGTTAAAAATACTTGTAGGAAGAATTTTTAACCTTAAAGCTTTAGCAATACTGTGAAAACAATCAGGGTTAAAAATAGAAAGAGCAATAGCAATTAAAAAAATTATTATAAATAAAATAATT encodes:
- the blaOXA gene encoding class D beta-lactamase: MKKFFLIINIFFIFIPQLKATEFFENDEIKYIFKNQNINGTFVVYDLKKDVFVGYNRERAEQQFYPASTFKIFNSLIGLETESVRDVDEVFYKYDGKKVFLESWAKDSSLKYAIKVSQVPAYKELAKKIGLKSMKENIEKLNYGNKNIGTKVDSFWLHGPLKISAFEQINLLTLLAQKKLPYNIKHQEEIADITILEKGTNYVLHGKTGWATNNIEIPIGWFVGWLETPDNIFIFATNIDNPTAELLYKREEIVRESFKKLNILN
- a CDS encoding tyrosine-type recombinase/integrase — translated: MNKKGQEVRYINKSDLVNIRKYFKENKKIIMLALINIGVNVGLRISDLSRLRFENINGDYTIRLKEKKTKKNRKIKFNSICQKAIKELKFYYKELGFSSEEGFLFKSLNRKYVKELIDKPISTVGISKYLNKARKDLNISYPIGTHSLRKTWGHRVYKGTLDIAIVMTILNHSSANQTLKYIGIEEDKINKIYEKFEI
- a CDS encoding sugar O-acetyltransferase, with product MTEREKMLAGELYDCGDAELLSQWHKAKNLVRSYNNINSENTKEKEKILSELLGGMGKNLWITAPFFVDYGNNIYFGNNCEVNMNCTFLDDNIIHIGDNALIAPNVQIYTAFHPTNSLERFGKPKEDGSFEFCKTQTAPVTIGNNVWIGGGAIIMPGVTIGNNVVIGAGSIVTKDIPDNSIAYGNPCQVMRENK